In Microbacterium pumilum, the following proteins share a genomic window:
- a CDS encoding dienelactone hydrolase family protein: MARGTEWCPEGWDRHTYPHGDHSHPYYIVDRSPADSPHPSVLLMHEFPGISDNLVALANVLAEDFRVVVPSIVGRDGSATPLDSMRQICVRREVHILARHGVSASVAWLREFADAHVADSSGRRYGVIGLCLTGNFALALAVDPRVAAAVVGEPAIPVRPSGLGLSPGDSASLAEHPDLRVQGYRFRYDCLSPGAKLDAAQRLLGGRMQVFTLTGPNQFGHSTLTGRWRSDAAIASTRAFLNERLAP, translated from the coding sequence ATGGCACGTGGAACCGAGTGGTGCCCCGAGGGGTGGGATCGCCACACCTATCCGCACGGTGATCATTCCCATCCGTACTACATCGTCGATCGAAGCCCCGCCGACTCACCGCACCCGAGTGTGCTGCTGATGCACGAGTTCCCCGGCATCTCCGACAACCTCGTCGCCCTGGCGAACGTCCTGGCGGAGGACTTCCGCGTGGTGGTCCCGTCGATCGTCGGCCGCGACGGAAGCGCCACGCCGCTCGATTCGATGAGACAGATCTGCGTGCGAAGAGAGGTGCACATCCTCGCCCGGCACGGTGTGAGCGCCTCCGTGGCGTGGCTGCGGGAGTTCGCGGACGCGCACGTCGCCGACTCATCCGGTCGCCGGTACGGCGTGATCGGCCTGTGCCTGACCGGCAACTTCGCTCTCGCGCTCGCCGTCGATCCGCGCGTCGCGGCTGCCGTGGTCGGCGAGCCGGCGATTCCGGTGAGGCCCTCCGGACTCGGGCTGTCTCCCGGCGACAGCGCCAGCCTGGCCGAACACCCCGACCTCCGCGTGCAGGGCTACCGCTTTCGCTACGACTGCCTGTCGCCCGGGGCGAAGCTCGACGCGGCGCAGCGGCTGCTCGGCGGGCGCATGCAGGTGTTCACCCTCACCGGACCGAACCAGTTCGGGCATTCGACCCTGACCGGGCGGTGGCGCAGCGACGCGGCCATCGCGAGCACGAGGGCGTTTCTGAACGAGCGACTCGCGCCCTGA
- a CDS encoding SDR family oxidoreductase produces MHSDPAAPTALARWGVQMPELNGSVALVTGASDGVGFEIARALARAGAEVVMPVRNRAKGEGAAERIRESAPGSIVELRDLDLASFASVDGLVRTLETEGRPIDLFVANAGIVLLGDPMRHVSADGYELHFQTNFLGHAALTAGILPLLRAGDARVVLQCSLAANHFGIDLDDLQSERRYSALRAYASSKIALGLFGVELHRRCMLARWGLRVALSHPGIALTNIGPPALRNGTQWWNRAARALMERGALGQSAAEAASTALYALTAPDAVGGGLYGPSRPLHLSGPPRQQRVYRNLADSETAERLWAIMDSQLPTRFPVTADG; encoded by the coding sequence ATGCATTCCGATCCCGCAGCGCCGACCGCACTCGCTCGATGGGGTGTGCAGATGCCCGAACTGAACGGATCGGTCGCGCTGGTCACCGGTGCAAGCGACGGCGTCGGATTCGAGATCGCCAGAGCGCTCGCAAGGGCCGGCGCCGAGGTGGTGATGCCGGTGCGAAACCGTGCCAAGGGGGAGGGAGCGGCGGAGCGCATCCGTGAGAGCGCGCCAGGCTCGATCGTGGAGCTTCGAGACCTCGACCTGGCCTCTTTCGCATCGGTCGACGGGCTCGTTCGAACACTCGAGACCGAAGGGCGACCGATCGACCTCTTCGTTGCGAACGCGGGGATCGTACTTCTCGGGGACCCGATGCGACACGTCAGCGCGGACGGGTACGAGCTCCATTTCCAGACGAACTTCCTCGGGCACGCTGCGCTGACCGCCGGCATCCTCCCCCTTCTTCGCGCCGGTGACGCACGCGTCGTTCTGCAGTGCAGCCTCGCCGCGAACCACTTCGGGATCGACCTCGACGATCTGCAGAGTGAGCGCCGGTACTCGGCGCTGCGAGCGTATGCGTCGTCGAAGATCGCGCTCGGGCTCTTCGGAGTGGAGCTGCATCGCCGCTGCATGCTCGCTCGGTGGGGCCTGCGCGTCGCGCTGAGCCACCCCGGCATCGCGCTGACGAACATCGGGCCGCCTGCTCTGCGCAACGGGACGCAGTGGTGGAACCGCGCAGCCAGGGCGCTCATGGAGCGCGGCGCGCTGGGGCAGAGCGCCGCCGAAGCCGCGTCGACCGCGCTCTATGCGCTGACGGCGCCGGATGCCGTGGGCGGCGGGCTCTACGGCCCGTCGCGGCCGTTGCACCTCAGCGGGCCGCCGCGACAGCAGCGGGTGTATCGCAATCTCGCCGACTCCGAGACGGCGGAGCGGCTGTGGGCCATCATGGACAGTCAGCTGCCGACGCGCTTTCCTGTGACGGCAGACGGATGA
- a CDS encoding MFS transporter — protein MAEMGSPPATATSDRATDSPARAPLVLLALILAAAIANLNLAVANVALPTIGAAFDASQTQLNLTAVGYSLGLAASVLYLGALGDRYGRKLMLLLGALASIPFGLLAAFAPSIEVLIVARVLGGIAGGMCYPTTLALIAALWRGAGRTRAIALWSAIGAAVASLGPLLSGYLLETLDWGSVFVVTVPLAVIAFVLALLFVPAHINESKAAVDNIGGIISIVMVGALILAINFAVVPDSTTLAVTLLIVALAGAVVFVIRQRRARNPLYDLHIAARPPFWVAAVAGIIVFGSLMGAMFIGQQFLQNVLGYTTIQAGAAILPAAILMVLIAPVSARMVDRTGSRTTLLLGYGFVFLGFLTMLLLWHEGSAYWQVGLGYALVGAGVGFAQTPAAHSLTGSVPPTRLGMASATADLQRDLGGALMQSIFGALLTAGYAAAFTAAIGASADATTVSSSVESELTKSFDSAEAIAKQYPQYADQITAAAKESFLAGDQWAYTAGLIAVLIGAALVFIFFPRKDRESALVAGYHATDTAAPGQTT, from the coding sequence GCCTCCCGCTACGGCGACATCCGATCGAGCGACCGACAGTCCGGCCCGCGCACCACTGGTGCTCCTCGCCCTGATCCTTGCGGCGGCCATCGCCAACCTGAATCTCGCGGTCGCGAACGTCGCACTCCCGACGATCGGGGCGGCGTTCGACGCATCGCAGACCCAGCTGAATCTGACCGCGGTCGGCTACAGCCTCGGGCTCGCGGCATCCGTCCTCTATCTCGGCGCTCTGGGCGATCGGTACGGTCGCAAGCTCATGCTGCTTCTCGGCGCCCTCGCCTCGATCCCGTTCGGACTCCTTGCGGCGTTCGCGCCCTCGATCGAGGTGCTGATCGTCGCCCGGGTGCTCGGCGGGATCGCCGGCGGCATGTGCTATCCGACCACGCTCGCGCTGATCGCAGCGCTGTGGCGCGGGGCCGGTCGAACCCGTGCGATCGCCCTGTGGTCGGCGATCGGCGCCGCGGTCGCCTCGCTCGGGCCCCTGCTCTCGGGCTACCTGCTCGAGACCCTCGACTGGGGATCGGTCTTCGTGGTGACGGTCCCGCTCGCGGTGATCGCCTTCGTCCTGGCGCTGCTGTTCGTTCCGGCGCACATCAACGAGTCCAAGGCCGCGGTCGACAACATCGGCGGGATCATCTCGATCGTGATGGTCGGCGCATTGATCCTCGCCATCAACTTCGCCGTCGTTCCCGACTCGACGACGCTGGCGGTGACGCTGCTCATCGTCGCCCTCGCGGGAGCCGTCGTGTTCGTCATCCGTCAGCGCCGGGCACGCAATCCGCTGTACGACCTGCACATCGCAGCCCGGCCTCCGTTCTGGGTGGCGGCCGTCGCGGGCATCATCGTGTTCGGCTCTCTCATGGGCGCCATGTTCATCGGCCAGCAGTTCCTGCAGAACGTGCTCGGCTACACGACCATCCAGGCGGGTGCCGCGATCCTGCCCGCCGCGATCCTCATGGTGCTGATCGCACCGGTGTCGGCGCGGATGGTGGACCGAACCGGTTCACGGACGACGCTGCTCCTGGGCTACGGGTTCGTGTTCCTCGGCTTCCTCACCATGCTCCTGCTGTGGCACGAGGGCTCCGCCTATTGGCAGGTCGGTCTCGGCTATGCGCTCGTCGGCGCCGGCGTGGGATTCGCGCAGACTCCAGCGGCGCACTCGCTGACCGGGTCGGTCCCCCCGACACGGCTCGGGATGGCGTCAGCCACCGCCGACCTGCAGCGCGACCTCGGTGGAGCGCTCATGCAGTCGATCTTCGGCGCTCTGCTGACTGCCGGCTATGCGGCGGCGTTCACGGCTGCGATCGGGGCGTCAGCGGATGCGACGACGGTCTCGAGCTCGGTGGAGAGTGAGCTGACGAAGTCGTTCGACAGCGCCGAGGCGATCGCCAAGCAGTATCCGCAGTACGCCGACCAGATCACGGCCGCGGCAAAGGAGTCGTTCCTGGCCGGCGATCAGTGGGCGTACACGGCGGGGCTGATCGCGGTGCTCATCGGAGCGGCGCTCGTCTTCATCTTCTTCCCGCGAAAGGACAGGGAGAGCGCGCTCGTGGCCGGCTACCACGCGACCGACACAGCCGCCCCGGGCCAGACGACCTGA